One window from the genome of Neosynechococcus sphagnicola sy1 encodes:
- a CDS encoding BrnT family toxin produces MAYQWNRDKATANLRKHGIDFADAVSVFSDDLAITIPDERFDEERFVTIGVDAFGRILVVVYTMRDDEIRVISARKATRQERQQYEEG; encoded by the coding sequence ATGGCTTACCAATGGAATAGAGACAAGGCAACAGCTAATCTTCGCAAGCATGGTATCGACTTTGCTGATGCAGTATCTGTTTTCTCCGATGATCTGGCAATTACCATTCCAGACGAGCGGTTTGATGAAGAACGGTTTGTCACAATTGGTGTTGATGCATTTGGAAGGATTTTGGTGGTTGTCTACACGATGCGGGACGACGAGATTCGGGTCATCTCTGCCCGCAAAGCAACTCGGCAAGAACGACAGCAGTATGAAGAAGGGTAA